In Halobacterium noricense, the genomic stretch GTCTCCGCGAGCGCGTCCACGAGGTCCGCGCCGGCGACCGTCGCCAGCGCGTCGCCCACACTGGCCGCGTTCGCGGCGAAGTCCGCCCGGCGCGCCGCGTCCGCGAGCACGACCGCCCGCTCGCTGGCTGTGAGTTCCTCGTCGAGCGTGCGCGCCGTGCACCGCAGCAGGACGACGCAGAGGTCGTCGGGGTCGGTGGTGGCTTCCGCGGCGGCGAAGTACGCGTCCAGAATCGTGCGCTCGGCGTCGCGGTGGCCGGCCGCGCTCAACGCTTCGAACACCGCGCCGGTGACGTCGTGGCAGGCGTCCGGCAGGGAGGGCGCGTCCGCTGGCGGCACGGGCTCGGTTCGCTCGTGGACGACGAGGTCGTAGTGGGGCGCTCGCGGGTCGTAGCGCTCCAGCGTCCGGCGGTACTCGCTCGCCAGCTCGACGGCGTCGGCGGCCGTCTCGCGGTCCGCGAACCGCAGGCCGCCGACCGGGAACGGGCGTTCGC encodes the following:
- a CDS encoding DUF7552 domain-containing protein, which codes for MGDDLRTMRERLDSLASEDGRFYVACARTGERPFPVGGLRFADRETAADAVELASEYRRTLERYDPRAPHYDLVVHERTEPVPPADAPSLPDACHDVTGAVFEALSAAGHRDAERTILDAYFAAAEATTDPDDLCVVLLRCTARTLDEELTASERAVVLADAARRADFAANAASVGDALATVAGADLVDALAETTHGWRFDPTVRVVDAAVTLPAAVAVLAVQPDAEPVFDRAGEGVRARLDGGPVGLATAPLQ